The Gossypium arboreum isolate Shixiya-1 chromosome 6, ASM2569848v2, whole genome shotgun sequence DNA window agcccctttaaaatgataaaaaattgatttacttcttttgaaaattataaatacatagactattaaaatgataaaattgcttacaatttaattttggccCCTCTAAAAAATTTTCTAGCTTCGCCTATGCTACCATCAttgtatcaaataataataatcaatacacaAATGTGAATCTAAAACAAAACCTTGGCCCTGTAtatgaaaaagttaaaatttagtcctgtagtaaattattaaattatacgcTAATATATGGTTAAATTGTACTTTGActccctaaaatgaaaaaaaaaactgtttatcatttaaaaaatgatgaaattataaacTAATACATAATAAAAGTATATTTTGACCAATAAttgtaataacccaaatttaCCCGGGCCTTAAAatcagaaacaaaaaaaatgaataaatgttTACTTATTAAAGTCCAGTTACAATAAGCATCCCAAATGCCACTAACCCGTAACCCAGCTAAAACTACCCAATAACCCGTACAAGATCCAATTAACCTATTACCCCATTACATTTTAACCCAACAATAAACGGGGCCCAAATGGCCCAAGTTGCTAAACAGAAGACAGAGAagcctagggtttcagaaacccgAGGCGCCGCAATCAACGCGTATCCTCAATGCCTGTCGTTCCAGCTACTCATCACAGCCTACGATTCCGGGCTCCAAGTCACGCCGTGATCACCGCCACTGACAGATCTACGTTACCAGCGTGATCAAACGCCGAATTTTCCTCGCGAATACctgcaaaaaaggaaaaaagaacagTAGCGAACAAACAAAATGGGAAGAAAATAAAGATTCCTTActaaaatatgttgtaaacagtGGCTATAAAAAGCCCAAATCGAGAAGATGTAAATGACCGATTCTCACGTTTTGGAATACATATACAGATTCAATAAAAAGTTTATTTTTACATACACAGCAAAGACGAACAGTCAATCGAAAGAAGAGgtgattcattttattttattttctttctgttCTAAATATATACTGATAAATACTAAAGGATAATAAAGTTACCTTTTTTCGCCGTAAAATGGAACACTGACCGCCGTACATGGCGAGGTATGGTGAGGTCAGCGGGGGCGCGTGAAGCTCGTGTGGCCGAAGGCGGTAGAGCTCCGGGACAAGCTAGGACGGCCACTGGCCAGAGCTCTGAGAGATTTTTTTTAaagctctttctttttttttttttctgattgaatgtttaaaatgaaagtttaaagttttttttttttttttacttttataacaTCAATAAAATGACGCCGTTTTAGCTTAATTCAATAAGCCTAAAGCGACGTCGTTTCGAGgcgaggatccgcgcgttgacccgattacccggggaggatccgcatttttttaaaattggatTAATTACCCAATTAGTCCTTTCGATTTTTTgatgtttataattttattttatttatattctaaTTTGGCCCTAGCAGTTTACCTATGTTCCAGTTTAGTCCAAATGGTGATTTTAAATAGTATTCTGGAGAAACGGTggcgttttgggattagggccaATTGCCCATGAGTCCCTCGGTTTTATGTGTTTTCCTAATTGGCTCGattcttttatattcttttaattagctcaagttttcattttttaaaaattttaatccttttatccctTTTAATCTATTTATGacctatttattttaaactttatacatatactattatattttaatatgaatatatgtattatatatctttaaattatttacttatatattattatattatattacttcatatctttctattatcatattaattaacatatatcattacttattatttattataatatatttttatcacataatgtttatatatctttatattatatattatataattattttattatacattattttatattattattatttattatatattatttttacaaactattattattttacattattatttatatattattattatatttttacttgtattacgtattctttatattatttatatatattatatattatttttacatatatactttcatattatatattataattattttatattattatgtcatcttttataccattatatatatttttatcaatatattattatcattaaaagttttaacttgtattatatacttatttttatttatatgttaataattactttacttatattctattattacacattttgaagatattataatataataatttgtaatcattatatttcatcattaattacttatttcatattattctaaacttatacaattattttattataaatataaattctttcatatttgatattttatacattattttttctaaaccattatattttatatttttatataattattattcttataaatattttttattatatattatatcacattttttatatatatgctcattctatttatcaatcgtttgtattatacatatattttttaaacttatgttattattattatacaatatttacttttactttagaattaatgtattattgctatgttatgtattttatatgttatgtaatactttagacttttataatttattttcaaatgcatttttttatatatgtgttaaaattgtatatcatgcatcatttgtgtttaaatatatgttgaattatatgtttagggattttacctattcttcttaaatatgcattgtgttttatgtatattttcttatttaaatattgtcatgttttatttcttatatatgttGGTTAGTGTATGATATTTATCTGTTATGCTTTTACTTACCtattattataacatgttatctTGTATGTTAAgttaatatgctccttcatgcatcaGTTTTAAAAAAAgagacttcaaagttttcaaaaataaaaaggcattGCTTCGtatttggaagcttcgagaaaagtagtgccctaacttattgggttgcaacttttcttgatgagttcgaatagtcaagtacacttctaagtttttttttaagattttcaaaatacgagcaactgtcttggaatttcaaagcgttgtgtcctaacttactggatgtggcgttttctcgtttcgagatagggatttccaaaaaggctaacttaatgtcaatattttgatacaagtgaatcccaattttcaaaatcaaaatattttaaagaggattgtatcttaaaatttttaaaatttccgaccttaaagacatttgataattaattaggtaccaatttttaggcgttacgagggtgctaatccttcctcgtacgtaaccgactcccgaacccgttctttttattttgtagaccaaaactaatgattttaaaacaaaatgttttaaaggtgatccaatcacacctaaaaagattggtggcgactcccgttttcgtttttcttaaagttgattcccattttccaaaacccgattttaaaaaaatggtctcgacaatAATAATTCATAAGTTAATTCTGACTTCTCTTAAATAAATTTCTCAATCCGCCccaattttcatatatatatatataaagaatcgCAATATCTTGTTAAccattaattttgaatataaatcTTCATCTTCTGTTATTTCAATATCATCATATCTAAGGGCATAATTAGAGGCCTTAGTCTGTTTggttaatatatttatattacttTTAGTCCCTTCTAATTATCAAATattcaatttaaatatttttaaaacaaaagtttTTACCTtttacccacaaaattttaaaattttaattccacCCTTCAACACTGAATTCCTTTGCTTTGCTTTTGTATCTATCCAGCATAACTTTAAATAATTACAACATAATaaaaagccttttttttttttgcgaatTTACATGAGGAGGGAAAAGCCCTAACAACAACGCAACTAGCACAACTCAAACCTAGGCTACACCTGGGGCGGTTAACATACTGACCATCAGGCCAACACACGGGGTTGTTTTAAAAAGCCATTTTCAATCTCTATTTAGAGCATCTTATTTTAGCATTTGTTTGGGCAACATAAGGTAATtgaataaaagtgtaattattagGGTATTGATTACACTCTCTTGTAATTACAAAGAATTGTAACTTCCTAAACGTGTTTGATTGACATAGTGTAATTACATCATAAATTCTTATGCCATGTTTGATAGTACAATTTGTAATTACGCAgttacataatatatattttatttaaaaatacattaattactataaaaattattattatgataaaaGTAATTTCTAAACAAGTAACACAAATCAAAACCAAATCATCATATGTATTATGTTAGTACAAAAAAGTAGTTGATAACACGATTACTAACAAAAatagcaagaaaaataaatatcatatGCAAATTTATCTAATTGTTTTAATGCATATTTGATGAGTTATTCCCTCTTTAATATTGAACATATGTTCTTTATCATCATCTATTAATCTTTGATCGAATTATGAGTTATCAAGATCTTCTTCTTCCATGTACTCTACGAAGTATGGGTTATCTTAATTCCACCATTAGTTAGAGTTATGAAATATGCAACATGCTATTACGATTCAACCCTTTTTTTTGTGAAAAAAGATGTAACGACCTATATTTCACGAGCACCGGAAAAGTGAATTTAGGGCCTCCATCTTAGGAAAACGAAtccgtaaatattttttaaaaatatttatgaagttagttatgggttgaattagattttaattaggtgaatttatttttaattagaagcAATTagtaagaaaggactaaattaaatagagTATAAAACTTAATCATAGAATAGAGAAagaataaaggattaaattagtaattaaaccaaattagtGATATGTGTAAGATAGagaataaatacatgtgtatttaaattattagtacaaatgtatgttatatatatttacttgtatattaagtaaaagatatttatttgtttatttattattattattattattattattattattattatattttatcaaataattGAGATAATGACAAATGTGTGGTGATGAATATTTACATGTGTACATGTGTGtatggatacacatgtagtattttatttgttaatatatagatattttataattaaatattaattaagtaaataaaatgaaataaagaataaataaaataaaaaagaaaaagaaagagaaatagTTACAGAGAATCAAacgaaatagaaagaaagaaagaagaaaagaaaagaaaaaggagaaattagggtttgaaagcttgtaagttaaattggtaagtcaattaagtccctttctttgtgattttgatgtttttggagtctTAGAGTAAAGTACTCTTGAATTTGTGTAGAAATATTGAAAGTTGATAGACTTTtgagtagggtttatgttgaataaatgatgaaattagggatcaaattgataaaattattgattaaaattaattaaaggactaatttgtgaactAGCCTATAAGTTTTGAATTTTAGGGGTTAAATTGGAAGAAAttcaaaattatggaaaaatgatgaaaatttgatggttatattgaagttttgatggaaattgaataagAAAATGATGTGAATTGTAAAAAGGGAGAAGATGAAAATGGTTAGGACAAATTTGGGATTTAGGTAAAAGTtgcatgaaaagttattattttatataaaatatgtgtGTTATTAATTAATTGTACTTATGCTAATTTTTGTAGCAAACAAGGAAACCGAGACGTCGAATACTAAGGGAAATGAAAAAGTGATCGAGGAATAGCTCGAGAAAAATATCGGtttgtattatcataattcaagttatttcttattaaatgtttaattttaagatatgtgtatggaatttgaatgtgaggtaagtagtgatatttgaattgaatgagaattggatttgattgatgaatatatacatgtgtgaaattgaattgtataatgatttgtggtgaatttgaaattgtgattgaattgttatTGCAATGGATTTGAATTCAAATGATTACGATCAactgaaagtgaaagtgatatgaatatgtgattttgataccctattaactagtcgggctagggtGGATATAggtggcatgccataggataggaagagttctgggattcttcgacctcgagtcgatgagacacttagTGTGTCCTATTTACTTCGGATAGATTTGAAGAGGCGTTGGTCGCCACTTTGCTTCGGCTTAGCTGATGAGACGTTGGTCGTCACttatttgcttcgaactatccgatgaggcgttGGTCGCCATTCTGGTgagttggttggatccgtgtatccgccaaagtctgactcatgttaataggggaaaataagtgaaataataaaatcaaatgaatttaatTAATCGAGCTATCGAATAAAATGAGAAAGTGATATTGTAAGATGGAATGTGAGATGAAGCTTGTAAAGAGATTGAAGGCATGAACCAAAGGTTTATAAAGTGTTTAaatttgaaatgtgaattgaataattatatgtggTTGAGAGATGAATCAAAGATTCATGAGTTATTTGAAATCTCATTGATGATTTATTGGATCTATCATTGGAAATAATATAATGGAAATATGATAGCTtggtaaaaaattatatatatatgatttgtatGTATGATTTGCTAGTTATCTATGTATGTTATgatattttattgttgttataatttgaattatgataataccactgagtatttcCAATACTTAGCGTATGGTTGTTTTCCGTGCGCAAGTTAGGTAAAGTTGAAGTTCAGTCAAGCATCCGAGTCAATCCCGACCTCAGCTCAATTTTGGTGATGCATCTATCTTTTAGaaatgtggcatgtactaggtttgGTGTTTGTCACttgtaaaaattttatattttgaatgtaaatATGGTGTATAATCCTTAAgagtaatgaaatgaatgaatgagaatttgctaagtttgaaaggtttgatgaatgttatttaatcaagatttataagtaaatgttttgggcatgaattaggtgtgtttagtatgtgaaaatagctttaaaatggtcaaaaatcatgttttcacatggccaagtcacatgggcgtgtgcccaggccgtgtggaaaagtCAGAATTGGCCATAGGTTAGTTCCACAACCGTGTGAGAAAATCAGATCTGCCCACGGGCTGGCcccacgggcatgtcccaggccacactagcatgtcccaggccacaagggcatgtgccccaatcttcaaggaaaaatttgtaAAGTTGTCAGTTTAGTTccgaatcacttctaaaacatatattgggccccgtaggcccatattaaggactttaagatgaaatttgataagaattgatctggaatgtaaagtttatgactcgattttgtataaatgttagtgtataagtctagtaatgcctctttatgactcggttttgtataaatgttagtgtataagtccagtaatgcctcgtagccctatttCGGTGATggcttggggttagggggtgttacaaaagaaaCTTACAAACCTAAGTTACTGAATTGGAAAATAAAATACAAAGATTCTTCTCTTTATCAGCTTTGATGAGTGCTGAGACTGCTTCTAGGGGGTTTCAATTAGTTGTAGATCTTCCTTCAAAATCCAGTTTGGCCATAAGATCAACACTTTGATTTTGCTCCCTAGGAATGTAGCGTAGTAGCCATCTGCTTTCTTGAGATAGAATGCAGTGTATCCTTCTAACTAGAGTAGAGTGCGAGGTCTTCAAGGCACTTCCGTGAATAGCTTTTATTGCTTACAAACTGTCAGATTGAATTACAACCTTGGCATCGCCTCTTTGCTGGATGAGTTTTAGGCCGTCAAGAATACCCCAAAGTTCCGTATCAAGGATCGAGCAATTGCCTAGGTACTTGTTGTAACCTAGGATCCACTCTCCATATTTGTCGCGCAACACTCCCTCTGTAGCTGCAACCCCTAAGTCCACTCTCCTGCCAATGGTTCTCCATGGGTTGATTCAATTTCAACGTTTGCAACATGTCTACTTGCTAAAGATAAATACTTGGCCCAAGACACCGTCAAccttatttttttttatgttatactAATGTGATGTTGCTAATATGACAAATATTTTTTAGAACAACAAATTTCTTCTCAATCACATTTCGAAGCCTTGAATCTCTTAAATTAAAGAGTTCATGAGCTATTCTGGTACCATTCTCTAAAATGATATCACACCCCATGATATAGTGCAAGAAAACTTTTTCTATTTATGTAATTAGGATTACCTTATAATATTTTGGTTCAAAGTCCAAAGTCTAtaactttaattataaaaaattatataagctAAAGTGTTTGGAaagccactagtaattaaatttagGTGTAATTTCTTATAACTACATATGGTGGCATGATTGGGTAACATTATAATTAGTGAATCCCACTGAATTGAGTGTAATTGAAGCACTGCATTATACTTTCCAATTTTTAGAGGGAGGATAAGAATTGGAGTAATTACATAGGTAATTACACCTAAATCCAATTACCTTATGGTTTTTCGAACACTCATACATGATTTAACttgttaaaaaaattatacaaGTTTATGTTgtgaaaattatattataagcatgGACATGTAATGAGTGTTTGGGATGATTAtgttaaaaatttctaaagttaaatattataaatcttaaaaatttatattataaaaatactttatgtgtattttataaagttataacaaaaattgtattatttaacttctataaaaattttaaagtttaaaggcCCCCTTTAAATAGGTTAAGTTTAAAGagctaaaatgactaaaatatcctTGAAGTAATCAGAGTTCGACTGGGAGAAGAAATCCTGTTTGACTGTCAAAATGCGGTTGTGTTACTCGAGGAATACGTTGTGTCATTGTGACATCCCATGCATGCTCGTCACACTGTCACCCTCTTCGTCAATTAGAGAACTCGTTGTGTCATCACTACGTCTCGACGTCCTTCGTCATGATGTTGCCCATCGTCACGACGTTGGTGTCTTCCATATCGTGATGTGTTTCCTATTTCATCTTTGTCTTTGTTAAGTGCCTGAAAATTGTCTACTAAAATGCGAGGCACACTCGCACAAATCTCCACATTGACTCGTATTAACAATATCTTCTTCTCTAAGCCCCGTCACGAGCTGAACTCGATCTTTGCAAAATGTCAACCAAGCTCAAACTGTTCTCGAACTTGGAAACCGAAAGACTCATAGTTTTCAAATTAATGTTGTATAATGCAATCAAGAACCGTAATACACGAACGGATGTGTGCTTCATAACATAAGAGAAAACATCCATAACATAAGAGAAAACATCGAGGAAATCAACTCCCTCCATTTGATTATCACCCTTTGCGACCAACCTTACTTTAAACACTTAGCTTTATCTGAAACTTCTATAATCTGAAATCTGTAATTCCATCGAATTTTTTTATATCAAAATTAGTTGTCGTCATCCTTGAACGGGTCGATTGCAGAAACATAACATTActcatataaaaagaaaaaaaaaacataggcAAATTAGGCTTCGGCTTTTTACTAAACAAGTAAACAAACAAGAGTACAATATGGAAAAAATAAACCTAAATGTACTAAACATACAAACTGAAACCCCAAAAACAAAACTTTAACTCTCATAGAGTTCTTTCAAAAGGGGTACGAAATTCTTTTCACAGTTGCCACTAAAATTCTCACTAAAACTCATCTGCTACTACATATTGTCGCCCCTAAAAGAAAAGCCCTGTAGTACTACATCTTTAATTGCCTTATTGAAATAGGGATACAATGTCCCTTTAAATAGGCTAAGTTTAAAAGGGCTAAAATAACTAAAGTATCCTTGAAGTAATCAGAGTTCGATTGGGAGAAGAAGTCATCTCTGTTGTCGCAAGTTTAGTTCTTTTTAAATCatcaaatacttcagacttttatggtcagtaaaaacatgacatttctcgctatatagataatgtcgccaaatcttcaaagtgaATACAACTACGACCAATTCTAAGTCATGTGCTGGGTAACTTATTTCGCGTGGTTTAAGCTGTcaggaagcataagctataattTTTTCGtcctgcatcagaacacaacccaaaccattcaatgaagcatccTTGTAAACAAAAAAATCTTTCCCAGATTCTGGTTGAGTCAACACTGGTGCCTTTGTCAACATggtttcaactgttcaaaactttgctgacatttttctgactaAACAAAACTGgcatctttctgtaatagtttCTTAATCGGTAATGCTATTATTGATAATACTCTAgagatattttagtatgattagacTTTTAATCTTAGCCTATTTAAAGTGGTATTGTATCTTTATTTTGACAGACAAATTAAAAAGGCAATTAAAGATGTAGTACTACAGGGCTTTTCTTTTGGGGGCAATAAGATGTAGTCGCATATGAGTTTTAGTGGGAGTTTTCATGGTAACTATGGAGAAAATTTTGTTTCCGAGTAAGGGTTTTATTTTCAGGATTTGGATTTGTACATTTAGtacatttaggtttattttctcTATATTATACTCTCGTTTGTTTGCTCATTTATCCTTTTCAGAGGAGTTTTCCacgtaatatttattttgattttctcTACTTTTCTATTTCATTGTTTATACAGGTTGATTCCCAACATTATTGTATAAttatactaatatataataatccATCAATATATGGAAATAGAAATCTAATTAAAAGTTGTAGAATACCTCATTTTTATTATGCAAGGAAATAGAAATCTACACAGAACTTGTACAAATCTTGTGTAGACCCAAAATCTAGAAACTGAAACTTTATAAATCAACATAAAGCTAACAAACCATTATTTTAAAAAGACTCTATAACATTAAAATGGTGGTTTTGCAGGGAATGCCATCTTTTATTTTAGCTCTAGCATATGATCACTTCTCTTGGGCCATTGAGTTTGCTTGCTTTAGCTGCTtgtcataaaaaaaaaaagcaacgTGAGAGTTGTGCATAGGAGAAGCAAAAAGAAAATGGTTGAGTTGAGTTAAACCTGAAAGTAGGGTTCAAGCTTGGCTTTGAAACTGTCATACTCCTTTCGTAGCTCCAAGATGCTAGCTTTTGTCCTGCAGATGCAGGCAAGTCATCAcatacatacattttcaaataatacatataaatatattatagatGTAAGCAAATAATATTACCTTTCTAGGTTTCCTTTCCCCAAAACTTGTCTTGTTTTGTTGACCTCTTTTAGTACTTTATTAGCACCAACACTTCATTAAAAATGAAAGTTTTCGATTAGAACAACGTTGATTaagctttttttctttttaaagattCTTGGAAATTTACCTGGCACTGCTGCCCTTGAGCTGATGCAAGATGCTGTCCACTTTGATTGAGTCAATAGGGATAGTTTTcctttataaattatgttttgaaGATTAGCACTCTAGTATTATTCATGTCATCATCTTAATCAATGTATACTTGTTGATATGTGATATCAACGGAAGTGAAGAAGGAAACGAAGGGTGAATAAGCAAAGAAGAAGAAGGTAAAGAAAATAGAGTCTGGAGTGCCCCCTCCCTAGAGGGGTCTTtagaaatatataaataaaggGGGTTTATCATATCGGATTTCGAGTTGGGTTATTTTTACTATAATTGTATAACAATACTTACATTGCTTCCTCAATAGTTTCTAGAAATGCAATGGAGTCCCTTAAGTACATGGTAAACACCTCTTCAACAAAGTTGGGGTTATCTTTACCCTCTAGCTGCTCCAGTTGAGAAAAGTTTTCGTTTAAAACCTCCTGAATACATGTTTAACATAAAAATATCCTTAATTTTGTCAAATATAGATTCATGAATGCATGTTTTGATG harbors:
- the LOC108485982 gene encoding pseudo histidine-containing phosphotransfer protein 2-like isoform X1, which codes for MESKHVHEQIAAMRQSFFNEEVLNENFSQLEQLEGKDNPNFVEEVFTMYLRDSIAFLETIEEAMKTIPIDSIKVDSILHQLKGSSASVGANKVLKEVNKTRQVLGKGNLERTKASILELRKEYDSFKAKLEPYFQLKQANSMAQEK
- the LOC108485982 gene encoding histidine-containing phosphotransfer protein 4-like isoform X2, with translation MESKHVHEQIAAMRQSFFNELEGKDNPNFVEEVFTMYLRDSIAFLETIEEAMKTIPIDSIKVDSILHQLKGSSASVGANKVLKEVNKTRQVLGKGNLERTKASILELRKEYDSFKAKLEPYFQLKQANSMAQEK